CAAGGATGGATCCCTAGCATGGGGAGATGACACTTAGACAAAACTCATACTCTATAACACATCTCATATGAGCAATCCCATATAAACAGGAGTAGGGTATTACCTCTCTTGAGTTGAGGGCCTGAACTTGGGTAAAACTGCATCATGTGAATCCCGTCGTACGTGTCGTCACTTGCATACACCCATTCTATACACTACTGTATGTCTACCCCAGTCGGCACACCATGACAAGAATCGACACTGGGAACGGCGGAGATAGTGATTTCGGAGTGGGGAATTAGGGATTTGGGTGTCGTATTCGAGAATTTGGGGGGAGGGAATGTCAGTCACTGCGGGGAAAAATTGCGCAAGGAGATTTCTGGACAGGAAAAAAAGATCCTACCTGAGCTCATCAGTTGCCTCGTCAACACGCACATGCTTATCCGACGTGGCCCTTAAAAGAGCGGTTTGGACTAAACTAAGACAATATAAGTTTTGGCTACCGATTTTAAGGATTTTCAAGTTGTTGGACCAAAGTGAGTTGTAGTTGTTGTGCCACCGGTGCAATTATATATACTGTTACAATGTTAGGACTAACTTTTCTTTCACATATATACCTTTATGACTAACTTGACTTATGGCCTATATTGTGCTTCTTCTCTTTGAGCCTTTGAGGTAACCTGTACGGTGCTTTTACTCTGTTAACAAAATGTTGTTTCATattgaacatttttttacgTATCGATACAATTTTTATGAATTTGATGagcattttatttgaaatgcATGATGTCTTTGTACTGAAAATTGAATTGACCTATCGGGACAATTTTGAGATTGGCGAAATTTTTTAAGGAAGCGTGCGCTACGCGTACTCCAGCATAGctccttccaaaaaaaaaacccccAGCACAGTAGAAAATTAATGCCCAGAGGCCTAGACGCGTTCATCTGTAACTGGTGGATGCCGTGATGATAACGTAAACACACCGTGTCCCAGGTCCCAGCCCCCACTCCTGCTCATACCAAACCGACTTGGACCCCAAGCAGCCAGCCGTAATAGCGCTGACGAACTCGTGGAGTCGTGGCCGCCAAGGAACCGCGAGGATTGCTATAAATACGGCACCGGCCGCTCCTCGTATCGCCGCACAAACCAAATCCAATCCcaacaaggaaaaagaagcaacaatGCGTCGCGAGGGACGGCAGCGCGGGTGGGTGCGAGTCTACAATCTGGACCTGCTGATCGacccggaggcggagggtgAACACAAGCAGCGGCGCGTCTCGGCGCACACGGCCGTGGCGGGGACGTCGACGGTGGCCAACGGCGGGTACGTCAGGGCGCCGCGGAAGCCCACCAACCACTCCAAGCCTTCCTGCGGCGGCAGCATCTGCAAGGAGCTCagcggcaggggcggcggaTCGTCGGCGTCAGGCAAGGGCAGACGCAAGTTCTGGCACGACGAGCTCAGGACGATCTACCTCGAGGTGCAGGCCGATGCCGTCGACGGGCGGTTCGATCATCGCTACTATGACATGGATTAGTTCATCGGCGCACATATGCAGTGGTGGCGTGGTGTTTCTGCGAGAAGAAGATCAGGGGTTCAGGCAAGAAGAGTTGAGGATCAGATCAGGCAAGAGGAGCAAAGGTTGATGGATGTCTAGAGTGACTTCTGTGATGTCTGAATCTTCGTTAACAATAACAATGAGGCAATGAGACTTTCTTGtgttaaaaataatataattaATGTACTACATAtttcatctcttttttttttgcgcaaactGCATATTTCGTCTCAAAGTTTGAAAATTTCTGTTGTGACATCTCAAGCATTTCAATGCAACTTCTAAATTTGAGTGTGGTTTTAAGTTCCGCTTTTGAATTTGAGTGACGCTAAATTCCTGTGGTGCCGTCTGAAGCACTTTAAGTTTGATTTCTAATTTGACTGTTGCTTTTATTTAGGTGAAATTGTTTTTAATTCCCCAGTCCTTTTTTAGTGATAGTGTTTAATTTGCCCCTTCTTTCCACAGGATTCTTGCAGCAGAAATTCAAAACCACAACACAAAACAGTACAGAAAAACCACACGAATGTAGAGAAAAGTGCTAATACGTCAAAAGAAATATTGCGCAAAATTAGCATGTTATCAAGAAAATGCTTAGACGACAGACAGAGTTAGATACAATTGACAGGttcaatttaggatcggagtgagtagatCTGTCATCACAAGATTTCCTAACATCAATCTGATGAACCTCGGCATATCGTCACACGGTGCGTGACAGTCACATGGAACCAGTACCAAATTTCTTCTTACAGATGTGCAGTGTTGAACGCAGGCAAGACAAACATTTTGATTAATCTACAAgtcctgaacaaggcatggcCTTAGACAAATGGCCCCCACTAAGGCAATCCATCGTACTAATCAGGAATCTTACAACGTGGTTTCGACGGTGATCACTGTAACTTGTCAGAGCTGTCCCTTAATCATCGCCTTTTTCAACTGTTAATTCAATACAAAAGAGCAGGCAGTGCGGTGCCATATTCACCTTGCAGCATCTTCCAGTTGTAGCTCGCAACCAACAATCATTGAGGTTGCCAGGTTGGCTGGCTCCCCTGTTCCCAAGCTCCGACCTCGCACAACTAGACTAACCATTCATGATGATGGTGTATGAGACAAAGCCAACACATCTTAGTTACAGAAGTTCAGGATGGAGACACTTTTCTGATCTTGGTTTTGAACAGCATCACGATGATCTTGTCCATAGAAAAGTAGAGGAAACAACCTCTGGAGTGCGTCACGAAGGAGCCGTAGCTTGTACCGACAATGCAGTGCCATGTAGGTCCGTACACTTTATCAAACTCCTGTTGAATATCAAGAAAGATCCATTAGAAATTAAGcaatgtattttattttctttctattaAGCAGTGTAGTTAAAATGGCATATCAATAGTTGGCCTGAAAAGAAGATTAGGTTTATGCTGAGCAGATCCGAAGTGCCAATATAGCACATGATGACTACATTGAGTTCAACATTACCAGCTGGCTACAACCTGTCTAATTTGGCAGTTCATAAATTTGCCTCCAGAAAACTCACATGAAAGATAAAAGCAAAGATTCATTGGTGGAACAGAGTGGGTGCTTTAGAAAATATAAAACAAGAGAAAGATCAAAATTTGCATGAAGCTCACCTTCTTCACATCATGGGCCAGCTGCCTCGAACTGAACTTGTCCAAGCTATCATGAGATCGCTTAGCACATCGGAACGCATGCAACTGCATGAACGGCGGCATGTCTGCAGCCATCACCTTCACCCCCAGCACCGCAACTACTTCTTTCATGTTGATCTGCATCTCCGGCATCGATTTCCTCCCGGGCGCAATG
The Brachypodium distachyon strain Bd21 chromosome 2, Brachypodium_distachyon_v3.0, whole genome shotgun sequence genome window above contains:
- the LOC100831345 gene encoding uncharacterized protein LOC100831345; protein product: MRREGRQRGWVRVYNLDLLIDPEAEGEHKQRRVSAHTAVAGTSTVANGGYVRAPRKPTNHSKPSCGGSICKELSGRGGGSSASGKGRRKFWHDELRTIYLEVQADAVDGRFDHRYYDMD
- the LOC100831038 gene encoding uncharacterized protein LOC100831038, which encodes MAARHGSRRTKAEQWLFGGRWRGTVKETSHSVASEVKPRNPITIQKDEDICLEKSRVHLPDLGQRETIDIAPGRKSMPEMQINMKEVVAVLGVKVMAADMPPFMQLHAFRCAKRSHDSLDKFSSRQLAHDVKKEFDKVYGPTWHCIVGTSYGSFVTHSRGCFLYFSMDKIIVMLFKTKIRKVSPS